Proteins encoded by one window of Candidatus Polarisedimenticolaceae bacterium:
- a CDS encoding PAS domain S-box protein — MSELRSDGRRKSDEALRLSEERYRRLVDMSPDAVFIVQGGLVRFVNPAALKLLGITHEERVIGRLVFDLFHPDDHPALMARYQEVIQGAREPGFIERRYRRPDGSTIDIEVAATLYPDPDGASVQFIVRDVTDRKRALEALRQSEEQFRQIAETIDEVFWSTSADKNRMVYVSPAYEKIWGRPCAELYANPRQWLVGVHPDDRDAVIHAALTKQADGKYDEEYRIIRPDGSIRWVRDRAFPLRDDAGEIYRIVGLAEDISDRKRVGDELRALSEQLEARVVERTAQLREANESLRKAEARQRALLNAIPDLVFRVRRDGTYLDFSAPSGAEATMSDRLIGSNIGSSDLPPAVRATLLDGIARAVDTGTPVALEYTVDGDADARTFEARLVRSGPEEVVATVRDITRRREAEAQRERLEQQLRQSQKMEAIGTLAGGIAHDFNNILTAIIGYTELLRNQLRGQMGVEERLAEISRAGARAKDLVSQILTFSRRQDHTRAPTAMAPAIDEALRLLRAAIPASIEIDWAIDHDLPPVLADATQIHQIVMNLAANAAAAMGNGPGKLRVVCASVTLDDDAARLHPDLRPGEWVRLDVQDTGCGIPPEMLDRIFDPFFTTKGPGEGTGLGLSVVHGIVKAHDGAVLVESEPGVGTAFHIYFPALETRHSAPARPGPQAAGGRGEHILYVDDEPSLVELLKAQLEMLGYRVTACESSVEALATFKAAPLDFDVLITDLTMPGMSGAELAEAALKIRPNLPVVVATGYGHVMGENKARALGLRRVLNKPFSMAVLDEAIQEALATR, encoded by the coding sequence GTGTCGGAGCTTCGCAGCGACGGACGCAGGAAGAGCGATGAAGCGCTCAGGCTGAGCGAGGAGCGCTACCGCCGTCTCGTCGACATGTCGCCCGATGCGGTCTTCATCGTGCAAGGCGGCCTCGTCCGCTTCGTCAACCCCGCAGCTCTCAAGCTCCTCGGCATCACGCACGAGGAACGGGTGATCGGGCGGCTCGTCTTCGACCTCTTCCATCCCGACGACCACCCGGCCCTCATGGCCCGTTACCAGGAGGTGATTCAGGGCGCGCGCGAGCCCGGCTTCATCGAGCGGCGCTATCGCCGCCCCGACGGCTCGACGATCGACATCGAAGTCGCGGCAACGCTCTACCCCGATCCCGACGGCGCCTCGGTGCAGTTCATCGTGCGCGACGTCACCGACCGGAAGCGCGCGCTCGAAGCGTTGCGTCAGAGCGAGGAGCAGTTCCGTCAGATCGCCGAGACGATCGACGAGGTCTTCTGGAGCACGAGCGCCGACAAGAACCGGATGGTTTACGTGAGCCCGGCGTACGAGAAGATCTGGGGACGTCCTTGCGCCGAGCTCTACGCCAACCCGCGGCAGTGGCTCGTGGGGGTCCACCCCGACGATCGAGACGCGGTCATCCACGCGGCGCTGACCAAGCAGGCCGACGGGAAATACGACGAGGAGTACCGCATCATCCGGCCCGACGGCTCGATCCGGTGGGTGCGCGACCGCGCGTTTCCTTTGCGCGACGACGCCGGCGAGATCTACCGGATCGTCGGTCTCGCCGAGGACATCAGCGACCGCAAGCGGGTCGGCGACGAGCTGCGCGCCCTCTCCGAGCAGCTCGAGGCGCGCGTCGTCGAGCGGACGGCGCAGCTCCGCGAGGCGAACGAGTCGCTCCGTAAAGCCGAGGCGCGGCAGCGGGCCCTCCTGAACGCGATCCCCGACCTGGTCTTCCGCGTAAGACGGGACGGCACCTACCTCGATTTCTCGGCGCCCAGCGGGGCCGAGGCCACGATGTCCGATCGGCTCATCGGCTCGAACATCGGCAGCTCCGATCTGCCGCCGGCGGTCCGCGCGACCCTCCTCGACGGGATCGCGCGCGCCGTCGACACCGGGACGCCGGTGGCGCTCGAGTACACGGTCGACGGCGACGCCGACGCGCGGACGTTCGAGGCTCGGCTCGTCCGGAGCGGGCCCGAGGAGGTCGTCGCGACCGTGCGCGACATCACGCGCCGGCGCGAGGCGGAGGCCCAGCGCGAGCGCCTCGAGCAGCAGCTCCGGCAGTCGCAGAAGATGGAGGCGATCGGCACGCTCGCCGGCGGGATCGCGCACGACTTCAACAACATCCTCACCGCGATCATCGGCTACACCGAGCTGCTCCGGAACCAGCTCCGCGGCCAGATGGGGGTCGAGGAGCGCCTCGCCGAGATCTCCCGCGCCGGGGCGCGCGCGAAGGACCTCGTCTCTCAGATCCTGACCTTCAGCCGGAGGCAAGACCACACGCGTGCGCCGACGGCGATGGCGCCGGCGATCGACGAGGCCCTCCGTCTCCTCAGGGCGGCGATCCCGGCCTCGATCGAGATCGACTGGGCGATCGATCACGACTTGCCCCCGGTGCTCGCCGACGCGACCCAGATCCACCAGATCGTCATGAACCTGGCCGCCAACGCGGCCGCCGCAATGGGCAACGGCCCCGGGAAGCTTCGCGTCGTTTGCGCTTCCGTGACCTTGGACGACGACGCCGCCCGCCTCCACCCCGACCTCCGTCCGGGCGAATGGGTCCGCCTCGACGTGCAGGACACGGGCTGCGGCATCCCGCCGGAGATGCTCGACCGGATCTTCGATCCTTTCTTCACCACGAAGGGCCCGGGTGAGGGCACAGGCCTCGGGCTGTCGGTCGTTCACGGCATCGTCAAGGCGCACGACGGCGCCGTGCTCGTCGAGAGCGAGCCCGGGGTCGGCACGGCGTTCCACATCTATTTCCCGGCGCTCGAGACGAGGCATTCGGCGCCGGCGCGCCCCGGACCTCAGGCGGCGGGGGGCCGCGGCGAGCACATCCTCTACGTCGACGACGAGCCCTCGCTCGTCGAGCTCCTGAAGGCGCAGCTCGAGATGCTCGGCTACCGGGTCACCGCCTGCGAGTCGTCGGTCGAGGCGCTCGCGACGTTCAAGGCCGCGCCTCTCGATTTCGACGTCCTCATCACCGATTTGACGATGCCGGGGATGAGCGGGGCCGAGCTCGCGGAAGCTGCCCTGAAAATTCGCCCCAATCTTCCCGTCGTCGTCGCCACCGGTTACGGTCACGTCATGGGCGAGAACAAAGCGCGCGCCTTGGGCCTTCGCCGCGTCCTCAACAAGCCTTTTTCGATGGCGGTCCTCGACGAAGCGATCCAGGAGGCGCTCGCCACCCGCTGA